A section of the Dehalobacter sp. DCM genome encodes:
- a CDS encoding GGDEF domain-containing protein — translation MVSRLTTKEDLIKKVNEMISDREGPFSIVTADIDNLASINHSLGRKIGDEIIDKLITILTNNLAEADLITRQGDEFMILLVGKGAERSLMEMEEIRSYLSDNTFNFSDGEKSEDIYVTVSFGIASWPRDAKNGIELFRVADSALFRAKKLGKNKVCLSEVESMVLKSSYFTKTQIDRLSEMAKEMEKTEAFLLREALDDLFKKYSK, via the coding sequence ATGGTAAGCAGATTAACAACAAAGGAAGACCTTATAAAAAAAGTAAACGAAATGATAAGCGACAGAGAAGGACCTTTCAGTATCGTCACGGCGGATATTGACAATTTAGCCAGTATCAATCATTCCCTTGGCCGAAAAATCGGTGATGAAATCATTGATAAATTAATCACCATTTTGACGAATAATCTCGCTGAAGCTGATTTAATCACACGGCAGGGTGATGAATTTATGATTCTGCTTGTTGGAAAAGGCGCTGAACGGAGCCTGATGGAAATGGAGGAAATACGGAGTTATCTATCGGACAACACGTTTAATTTCTCCGATGGTGAAAAGTCGGAAGATATCTATGTCACGGTCAGTTTTGGCATTGCTTCCTGGCCAAGAGATGCCAAAAATGGGATCGAACTATTTCGAGTGGCGGACAGTGCGTTATTCAGGGCCAAAAAACTCGGAAAGAATAAAGTATGTCTTTCCGAAGTTGAAAGTATGGTGCTTAAATCCAGTTATTTTACCAAGACCCAAATTGATCGTCTTTCAGAAATGGCAAAAGAGATGGAAAAGACTGAGGCCTTTTTATTACGGGAAGCTTTGGATGATCTATTCAAAAAATACAGCAAATGA
- a CDS encoding quaternary amine ABC transporter ATP-binding protein, with translation MNQTLEKIVVTDLIKIFDSRPQKALDLLAQGKSKVDILQATGQTVGINKVSFAVRRGEIFVVMGLSGSGKSTILRCLNRLIEPSFGSIVIDGIEITKLKEKDLRKIRQEKMAMVFQQFALIPHRTVLQNTVYGLEVQGVAKKDREVKAHKMLELVGLKGWENKYPDQLSGGMKQRVGLARALTNDADILLMDEAFSALDPLIREEMQDELLSLQQKMSKTIVFITHDLNEALKLGDRIAFLRDGALVQVGTPEEIITNPADDYVAKFVRGVDRSRILTAGDVMKKPQPLITLRDGPGVALRIMKEHGLSSVFVVDKEKNYQGLITVDMAVDARNDGKSSLNDIELAQGPVVYENTPVQDTLGIIAESKLPMAVVSEEKKLIGIIVRGSVLAALAAQKRGEDND, from the coding sequence ATGAATCAAACCTTAGAGAAAATTGTAGTGACTGATTTAATCAAAATATTTGATTCCCGCCCTCAGAAGGCACTGGACTTACTGGCACAAGGAAAAAGCAAAGTCGATATTCTTCAGGCAACCGGACAGACCGTTGGCATCAATAAAGTCAGTTTTGCGGTCAGGCGGGGTGAAATCTTTGTCGTCATGGGACTTTCCGGCAGCGGGAAATCAACGATTCTGCGCTGTCTGAATAGGCTGATTGAGCCAAGTTTCGGTTCCATTGTTATTGACGGTATTGAGATCACGAAGTTGAAAGAGAAGGATTTACGAAAGATTCGCCAGGAAAAGATGGCCATGGTCTTTCAGCAGTTTGCGTTAATTCCCCACCGTACGGTTCTTCAAAACACGGTGTATGGATTGGAAGTTCAGGGGGTTGCCAAAAAGGACAGGGAAGTTAAAGCGCATAAGATGCTGGAGCTGGTCGGTCTCAAAGGCTGGGAAAACAAATATCCGGATCAGCTCAGCGGCGGGATGAAGCAACGGGTCGGACTCGCCAGAGCGTTAACCAACGATGCCGATATTTTGCTTATGGATGAGGCTTTCAGTGCACTTGATCCGTTGATCAGAGAAGAAATGCAGGACGAACTGTTAAGTCTCCAACAAAAAATGAGCAAGACCATTGTGTTTATTACCCATGATTTAAATGAAGCGCTCAAGCTTGGCGATCGTATTGCGTTTCTCAGAGACGGTGCTTTAGTACAGGTCGGTACTCCGGAAGAAATTATTACCAATCCCGCCGACGATTATGTGGCTAAGTTTGTGCGTGGCGTGGACCGGAGTAGGATCTTGACGGCCGGGGATGTGATGAAGAAGCCCCAGCCGTTGATCACTTTGCGTGACGGACCCGGAGTTGCGCTGAGGATTATGAAGGAGCATGGGCTGTCCAGCGTCTTTGTCGTGGATAAGGAAAAGAATTATCAGGGACTGATTACCGTCGATATGGCGGTTGACGCCCGTAATGACGGGAAATCCAGTTTGAATGATATCGAACTTGCCCAGGGGCCGGTGGTTTACGAAAATACCCCTGTCCAGGATACGCTGGGTATTATTGCCGAGAGTAAGTTGCCGATGGCCGTGGTGAGCGAGGAAAAGAAATTAATTGGCATCATCGTGCGGGGATCCGTCCTTGCGGCGCTTGCCGCTCAGAAGCGGGGTGAAGACAATGACTAA
- a CDS encoding ABC transporter permease, with protein MTKFPLAKLIDQGVAWLQTNFGNSLDVFSDAFSRTVREFGNGLAAIPWWVIILIFAVLAWRANGWKLALGTVIGLLFIYNLKLWPSFLDTLILVIISAIVSIVIGLPLGILAGRNDGFHRVLTPVLDVMQTMPSFVYLIPALLFFGIGKVPAVFATVIFAMPPAIRLTDLGIRQVPQDLVEVGEAFGSNPRQLLWKIQLPVALPTIMAGINQTMMLSLSMVVIAAMIGAGGLGAGVLEAIGQLKIGMGFEYGVAVVIMAIILDRLSQGIGRSVRTTDQKKES; from the coding sequence ATGACTAAGTTCCCTTTGGCAAAACTAATTGACCAGGGTGTTGCCTGGCTGCAAACCAATTTCGGAAACAGTCTGGACGTTTTTTCCGACGCTTTCAGCCGGACTGTCCGTGAGTTTGGAAATGGGCTGGCGGCGATTCCTTGGTGGGTAATTATTTTGATCTTTGCTGTCTTGGCTTGGCGGGCCAACGGTTGGAAACTGGCTCTTGGAACAGTTATCGGGCTGCTGTTCATTTATAATCTGAAGCTATGGCCGTCATTTCTGGATACCCTGATTTTAGTCATCATTTCGGCGATTGTATCGATTGTCATCGGTTTACCGCTGGGGATTCTGGCGGGAAGAAACGACGGATTCCATCGGGTGCTTACCCCTGTATTGGACGTGATGCAGACAATGCCTTCGTTCGTCTATCTCATTCCGGCTTTGCTCTTTTTTGGCATAGGAAAGGTGCCGGCAGTGTTCGCCACCGTTATATTTGCCATGCCGCCGGCTATCCGACTCACCGATCTGGGTATCCGCCAGGTCCCACAGGATTTAGTAGAGGTTGGTGAGGCTTTCGGGTCAAACCCAAGGCAGCTTCTCTGGAAAATTCAGCTTCCGGTTGCATTACCGACCATTATGGCCGGTATCAATCAGACAATGATGCTATCCTTATCCATGGTGGTGATTGCCGCGATGATCGGTGCCGGCGGACTTGGCGCAGGCGTGCTGGAAGCAATAGGACAGCTTAAGATCGGGATGGGATTTGAATATGGCGTTGCCGTCGTGATCATGGCGATTATTTTGGACAGACTTTCTCAAGGAATCGGTCGTTCGGTAAGAACGACGGATCAGAAAAAGGAATCATGA
- a CDS encoding glycine betaine ABC transporter substrate-binding protein — MMHLFKGRKLLVLTMIIVLVVSFTAGCSSTRQAADKGTVSIGYVNWAECVAVSNLWKVILEDQGYQVELTQLDVAPLFVGLSKGDLDVFMDAWLPITHETYWNEYQDSLEDYGIWYQEEAKIGIVVPKYVTIDSIAQLKDEGSKFNKQIIGIDPGAGIMKASVRANTTYDLGYDVVQGSEMAMMAAMDKAYGKNEWIAITGWSPHWMFAKYDLKYLDDPEGEFGEAEEIHILANKEFSGKQADVATMLKKFKMTDAQIGSLEGLINEGMEPAEAAKKWINENSDVVNGWIGKN, encoded by the coding sequence ATGATGCACTTATTCAAAGGGCGCAAATTGCTGGTACTCACAATGATCATCGTTCTTGTTGTAAGCTTTACAGCCGGATGTTCATCTACCCGGCAGGCAGCGGACAAAGGAACTGTAAGCATTGGCTATGTCAATTGGGCTGAATGTGTGGCAGTGAGTAATCTCTGGAAAGTAATTTTGGAGGATCAAGGCTATCAGGTGGAACTGACTCAGCTTGATGTGGCACCGCTTTTTGTTGGTTTAAGCAAAGGGGATCTTGACGTCTTCATGGATGCCTGGCTGCCCATTACTCACGAGACATACTGGAATGAATATCAGGATAGCCTGGAAGACTACGGGATCTGGTATCAGGAAGAGGCTAAGATAGGGATTGTCGTACCAAAGTATGTCACGATTGATTCCATTGCCCAATTAAAGGATGAAGGAAGCAAATTCAATAAGCAGATAATCGGAATCGATCCCGGTGCCGGTATTATGAAAGCGTCAGTGAGGGCTAATACGACCTATGATTTGGGTTATGACGTGGTACAGGGCAGTGAAATGGCGATGATGGCGGCAATGGATAAGGCCTACGGCAAAAATGAGTGGATTGCCATTACCGGCTGGAGTCCGCATTGGATGTTTGCCAAATATGACCTGAAGTATCTTGATGATCCGGAGGGAGAATTTGGTGAAGCGGAAGAGATTCATATCCTCGCCAATAAAGAATTCAGCGGCAAGCAAGCGGATGTGGCAACCATGCTTAAAAAGTTTAAAATGACCGATGCGCAGATCGGCAGTCTGGAAGGGCTGATCAATGAGGGGATGGAACCGGCTGAGGCAGCTAAAAAATGGATTAACGAAAATAGCGATGTCGTCAACGGGTGGATCGGTAAGAATTAA
- a CDS encoding HAD family hydrolase: MLSIDIPGWKTLNIRMLVLDYNGTLALDGIISDRTKSYLKQLTADFEIHILTSDTFGTVADQCSNLPVTINRLKSQSHTQEKADYMKYLGGKGIAAIGNGANDRVMVGEADLGIAVIGPEGCSPETQSQADIIVNKIEDAFELLLNPNRIIATLRR, from the coding sequence ATGCTATCTATAGATATTCCTGGTTGGAAAACATTAAACATACGTATGCTTGTCTTGGATTATAACGGGACATTAGCTCTGGATGGGATAATATCAGACAGGACCAAATCCTATTTAAAGCAATTGACAGCGGATTTTGAAATACATATCTTAACCTCTGATACCTTTGGAACAGTGGCTGACCAGTGCAGCAACCTGCCGGTTACGATCAATAGGTTAAAAAGCCAAAGCCATACGCAGGAGAAGGCAGATTATATGAAATACCTTGGAGGCAAAGGGATTGCGGCAATCGGTAATGGAGCCAATGACCGGGTGATGGTCGGAGAGGCAGATCTGGGAATTGCAGTAATTGGACCTGAGGGTTGCAGTCCCGAAACCCAATCACAGGCTGATATTATTGTAAATAAAATTGAAGACGCGTTTGAACTCTTGTTAAACCCGAATCGCATCATTGCTACCTTAAGGCGTTGA
- the dprA gene encoding DNA-processing protein DprA, producing MNKTLSDETLLNEKLFRACTLNIKGIGSQKLRHLIAMFGSAKNAWEAPTEDYSDKKREYPWLNDFLVGRISIDPNQFQDKLNREEILLAIPGDDSYPNMLSEWVGAPPLLFYKGMLRSSHPAIAIVGARRASPYGKAAAKHLAHGISESGYAVISGLARGIDTAAHQGALEAEGITWAVMAGGLDTIYPAENSRLASAIMEKGALISEYPPGSPPEATHFPARNRLISGSAYGVIVVEAAERSGSLITADFALEQGREVFAVPGPIFSELSKGTHQLLRMGAKLAENIQDILSELPAKETNSDALYIPKSDRMTEKNAECKRNNKRNARKTDNTLFTQWDLIMACLSDIPMHIDRLTILCPLPAQEIALGLLELQLAGKILQLPGQHFVLQR from the coding sequence ATGAATAAGACATTATCAGATGAAACACTGTTGAATGAAAAGCTTTTTCGGGCCTGTACTTTGAATATAAAGGGGATCGGCAGCCAGAAACTCCGGCATCTTATTGCCATGTTCGGCAGTGCGAAGAATGCCTGGGAGGCACCTACTGAGGATTATAGCGATAAAAAGCGTGAATACCCTTGGCTCAATGATTTTCTTGTTGGCAGAATCTCAATTGATCCTAATCAATTTCAGGATAAGCTCAATCGTGAGGAAATTTTACTGGCGATACCCGGTGACGATAGCTATCCGAACATGTTGTCTGAATGGGTGGGAGCACCGCCGTTGCTCTTTTATAAAGGGATGCTGCGCTCGTCTCACCCTGCCATTGCCATTGTTGGCGCACGCCGGGCATCACCTTATGGTAAGGCTGCTGCGAAACATCTCGCTCACGGGATCAGTGAATCAGGATATGCCGTAATCAGCGGGCTGGCCAGGGGAATCGATACAGCAGCCCACCAAGGAGCACTTGAGGCTGAGGGTATCACTTGGGCGGTTATGGCCGGCGGTCTGGACACGATTTATCCTGCTGAAAATTCGCGGCTGGCTTCGGCTATTATGGAAAAGGGAGCATTAATCAGTGAGTATCCGCCGGGTTCTCCTCCGGAAGCGACTCACTTCCCTGCTCGAAACAGGTTGATCAGCGGGTCAGCCTATGGGGTGATTGTGGTCGAGGCTGCAGAAAGAAGCGGTTCATTGATCACGGCGGATTTCGCCCTCGAGCAGGGAAGAGAAGTATTCGCCGTACCCGGCCCTATCTTTAGTGAACTCAGCAAGGGCACACATCAGCTATTGCGCATGGGTGCCAAACTGGCAGAGAACATACAGGATATCCTCTCAGAATTGCCGGCTAAAGAGACTAACAGCGATGCTTTGTACATACCAAAATCAGATAGAATGACGGAAAAAAATGCTGAGTGCAAGCGGAATAATAAAAGGAATGCACGAAAAACAGATAACACCCTTTTTACTCAATGGGATCTGATTATGGCGTGTTTAAGTGATATCCCGATGCATATCGACCGATTGACCATCCTGTGTCCTCTGCCTGCCCAGGAAATTGCGCTCGGACTACTGGAACTTCAGCTTGCCGGAAAAATTCTGCAACTGCCCGGACAACATTTCGTTCTGCAGCGCTAA